gccacatgcaaaagaatgtaaGTAGACCACTGCCTTACactatacaaaaaaattaactcaaaataattagagatttgaatgtaagacctaaaaccatacaaatcctagaagaaaacataaataataagcttcttgacataggtcttggtgatgactttttttgaatctgtcaccaaaaggaaaagaaacaaaaacaaaaataaacaagtgagactacatcaaactgaaaatcttctgcacagcaaaggaaaccatcaacaaaataagaaagtgacgtatggaatgggaaaaaaatatttgcaaactatatatctgataaggggccaatatgtaaaatataaaaagaatccaTGCAACTCAATAGTGAAAAATCAAACAATCCCATTTTgcaatgggcagaggatctgaccagacatttttccaaagaagacataagtatggccaacagatacatgaaaagatgctcaacatccctagtcatcaggaaaattcaagtcaaaaccaaaatgagatataacctcacacctattaaaatagctattatcaaaaagacaggaaataacaagtgttgctgaggatgtggagaaaagggaacacttgtacacagTTGGTAGGAATACAAATTGATGCAGCCACCATGCAAAACAGTACGGAAGTTCATCAGAaggttaaaaacagaattaccatatgattcagcaatcccacttctaggtatttatccaagaaaatgaaaacactaagtCGAAAAGATGtttgcacccctatgttcattgcagcattatttacactagccaagacatggaaacaacctaggtgtccatcagtggatgaatggatatagaaaatgagatatagatagagatatatagtgcaatatatatgtaaagtgtacATACATAATACAGAAAACGTGATATATGGTGTAATATTATAtacagccataagaaagaatgaagtcttgccatttatgacaacatggatggaacttgagggcattctgctaagtgaaataagtcagacagagaaagaaaaatactgtatgatgtcacctACACgtggaaaaaaacaataacaaaacaaacagactgggGGGCAggatataggtcagtggtagagtgcatgtctagcattcACAAGGGTCTAAGTTCAATCGCCAGcacctctatcaaaaaaaaaaaaagtaaataaataaacctacactccccaccaacaaaaaattaaaataaaataaatactttaaaacaaacaaaaaagctcgTAGATAGAGAGAACGAATTTTTTTAAACGaggaaatctttcttcttttttcaaaggAGACTTTTTTGTTTAGCCAATTTTAACTACGACCAAGTAACATTGTTTCTTCAAGTTTTTCTTCATGCTCCATTTCCCCTTTCTGAActccagcaaaaagaaaaagataaggcGAAAACTTGGTCTCCAGATGAAACAAACTTCACTGCTCAGGTAGAAAACAAGACTTTCTCAAACTTGACGACTCTGCcctgagaaaacacagaggaaCATTCACAAGAGTCTTCCTTCTTTCTACCACAGAAAGGATCTGGAAGAAGGTTTTCAGTTTAACTTCCAAATAGACAGATTATGAAATAGACCCTCCAGCAGGAATAGCTGGTGGATTTGGTCCCAGCTCCTCTTCAgaccaggaaagaaggaaatctctGCAGATCTGCCTTGTGGGTTTCTAAGGACTAGGAGATGCCCATTTTCTGTGCTCCACCGAGAACGTCCAGCAGTGTGAATATTTGCTGCTTGGATTTGCCATTTTATGATAATTAActgcctgtttcttttctcctcctgagGGTGAAAACTGCTGTCTTCATTCCTCTGGTACCCCTGGTGCCCACACAGAGTGGCAGGTTCTCAGTAACTTAATTTAATGAATGATGAAAAGGTGCACAGAAAGTCCTTTCTGCTAAATATAGTCTTTGAGCACGAGAATCCTCCAGGTGTTTATCAAATGACATCAGAAgcttcaatttttcttcttttcagaaagttattttcaaaagaaatcaatTCACCTCctaattggggtgggggggtggtggaCGGAGGGGGGATGATGGAGGAAGATGCTCTTCAAATAACTCTGAGATGTCTGTTGGCCAAAAAGGACTTTCCCTCCTAGTTCCCATTTCTCTAGCTCCAGGAAGGATTCCAAGGACTTCCTTCACAGTTAGGCTCCTTTCTCATCTCTTCCTATCTGGGCGCACCTCAGGTTCCTGGCACTCAGTCACTGCACCTACCCAGGCCCCCGCCCCACAACGCAGTCAAAAGATTCTCAAATTTAGCAAGTTTGGCATGCAATTCTTTGCAGATGCGAAACACACAAGGACCTCAATGAAAAGCCGGTTTAGCAGGTGCAGATGTGAGATCCAGGACAGGCAGCTCTTCCTCCTGGACAATTTCCCAGCAACTCTGCGTCCCACTCAGCTGGAGTTTTGTGGCCATGTAGGTCAAGGTCATTTCAAGTGGAAAGAGGGATCCCGACCAATTCTGGAGTGACATTGGCACCTGTGAAAGCTCTAGATTCTCAGGCCACTTTCAAATTCTTTGATTTCTATTCTGAAGACAAAAAGTGTACCCCTCAGCTGGCCGCCAAGCCCTTGGTCTGAGATGCCTCAGCAACTATGTAGACTTCCAAGCGATGGAGGAAAGGATGTGTTGGAATACCTGGTCTGAGCAGGACTTCTTAACATTGGGTTTGGAGGCTGTTTCCaataaaaatgagatacaaaCAAATGGTGAAGAATGAACAGAAGTTGGTCATTTTATCCTTAGCTAAGCTGAGGCTTCAACCTGCAAATTTTGTTATTCATAGCATAGCCTTCCCCCAAATCTTAGAACTATGTACCCCAGGcacattttttgaaaactaatttatttttatcctaaGATTAAGcagttgcttttctttgtattataatcattgataatttaaaaatgaaactgctGCATCACTCGAATATATTGATCACAAATTTTGAATAATCTGATATGATcactatttatgaaaaataaatgtatgaacaAGTAATTCTTTATAGCCTTTAATCttatgttattttttcttcttgaactTCACTTTCCCAAAAAGACATCAtaatatcaaataattttatacctgaaattattttacagttcCTATATCTTACTTTACTGTaacaaaaaacaatatatatgaaCACTACAGTTACTTTGTGGGAGGACGTAAGATTCTAGTTTTTACTAGTTTCTCTGTACtgaattatcatttaaaatattatttatacacAAATAATCATAACAGCAGAAATACAATGAATTAGAAACTAAGGAGTaaattaaaggtaaaaataatgGAATGCTTATCTAAATgattttggtcttttaaaattaattcatataaTCATGGATAAATGTGCGTGTTGCCATGATAAGTCAAGTTTCAGTATTAATTTTATGCCTAGTTTATGACTActgagaaaatgtgttttaatataaaataaaatgaaaatagatcaGGTTTTGCTATACAAGTGTATCACGGTTACTTAACACTTTCTGAgttgtttgcaaaaaaaaagaatcacatatATTTCGGATTCTAATATATTTGATGACTAGATTCtcccttaatttatttaaagcaaataatTGAAAGCATCCTGACTTGCTAAAAGTTAATTACCTAGCTATCACAATAGTTTAATTATCTTAACCATTTCCCAGCCTTTCCATTTATTCCTGTGTTGGAGCCTGGAGCTTGTTGCACTTTGAGTTGATAATCCTTGGTCAGATTTGAGAAGAGTGAGAGGAAAGTGTTTCTTTTGGAGTATGAAAAAAAGGTCATTGAGAAATGCACATCTTGATATCAGAAATATTCTCAGACAGGTCAGTTTTAGATAAAATCCATATGGTGGTTGATGACTAGAAAACTGATCACCTGAGGCTGACTGGCTTCTTGCACTTTTGAAGGTCCTCCTGTGTCCTCAAGAGTGGGATTACCCTGGTTTGATCACTGCTGCATTAGATCACTGAAACCCACTCCCTGAAAAGTGAAAGGAGTAGGCATGCACCACCTGATGGAAGAAATGTTCATGTAGTGAGGTATGGGGAAATTGTTCTGGCTTATACATTATTTGCCTTGAACTTTATGCTAGCCAGAATGActtgtggcctatcaaacatacCTTGAACATCTGCTTTAACCATTAAATAAAAGGGTGCATTATCCAGAAgtaaaaaaatgtccattttgaAAATAGAGATAAAGCTAAGAGGCTTCTGTGATATTCCAAGTCAGAGATGAAGGTGGCTCAGAAGAAGGTGATAGCACTGGAGGTGGTAAGAAGACGTCAGATTCTGGATAACGTTTTAGAGTAAAACCAGCAACATTGGTTGATGGATTATTCATTcacacaacaaacatttattgattgtcTACTGTGTACACTGTTGTAGCAACCAGGCATTTAACAATGAACGGAAGAGATGAAAATCAAGAGCCCCATGGTGCTTCCTTTCTAGTCTGGGAAACAGATGATGAATCATGtaagtaaaatatgtataatatttctaatagtggtaagtgctatgaagaagaGTAAAGAATAAAGGAGACCTACAggtttgataaattttaaaaagatgatcacAGAAGACCTTTCTGGCCTTTGAGTAGAGATATCtttcagagagagagactgaagtaGAAGATTGAAAGGGAGATTGAGAGGGGAGGCTGAGGAACAAAGAGAGAGAGTCTGAGTATTGGGACAACTGAGGGGGACTGAAGATATgcggaggggcagagagaggaaggctgggagTAAGGGGGCAAAAGAAATtcctgaagcagagagaggtaCAGATTaaaggatggagaagggagactgaggaccagagggaagggagatTAAGGGGTAAGAGAGGGAAAAATCAGAAGCAGCCAGAGAAGTAATTGGATATCCAGGGGCCACATCAGCAGACCTCTATGCACAGACTCTGGCGTCCCTGCCCCGCTTCACTGGTTCCTACAGAAGCCTGACCTGTCCCAAGACAGgtatctgaaaagaaatctgAGTTCCTGATGAAAGACTATAAATTTAAAGGCCAGCCCAGGGGACATTAGATAAAGTTCTCAGTGACTGAGAGCCCTTGCACAGAGGACTGGAGAGCATGACCATCAGACGTATCCTatggctgggtcctctgctccTGGCTTCCCTCTGGGGGTCCTCAGCTCCAGGTAGGAGGCTCATTAGGGTCAGGCGGGGCTCCTAACGAGGCCTGGCCTGACTCCTTCCCCTCCGTGtcccacagcctccctccttAGGCGCCTAGGTGAGCACATTCAGCAGTTTCAGGAGCGCTCTGGACTGGGCCTGAGCCTGGGCCCGAGTCCTGTGGCCTTCCCAAAAGAAGGGTGGCTGCAGCAGCCACTGGACCCCTTCAATGCATCTGACAGACGATTCTTCCTGCaggtgaggccaggagaggggtgTCAACTGCCTACCTAGCCCCCTCCTCAGTCTCCCTACTCTGCCCTTCAGTCTCTGCTTTCTGTTCCTGCCTCTacacctctgtctccccagctctctgcccCACAGTCTCATCCCTTGTGGCCCTTTAGTCTAATCCCTCTGTTTCTTGGATTTGCCCTTTATCCCCTagtctcccttctctttcctagCCTCCCACTTTTTTCATCCCTCAGGTCCTgtccttcagtttttccttttctctgtcatTCACTCTCACTCTCTCGCTGCCCCTCAATACCCCCTTCTCCCTGTCCTTCAAATGAAACACTAAACCCATCACTGGGTCTCAATATGGACCATAAATTTGGACCAGCTTTGGAACCAGACCTGGCTCACAATAGGCACTTGAAGATATCTATTGAATGAAcgataaaattaataatttttcatgCCAACTCTATCAGTCTCAAAAGGTCATTTCACATAGGTCCTATTCCTGAATGCCTCTGCATTTGTTActtattctacaatttttatttcagtatataGCAACtacttaccatgtgccagccACTATCCTTGACCTTGGGGATATAAAAGTGAAAGTTGGCAAAAATATCTGCTCTTGTAGATCTTATCTTCTAGATAAGGAgacaaacaggagaaaaatgaacacataagTAAATAAGCCTATTTCAGACAATACTAAGTACATAAAGATCCAttagagagagagactggaatgAACAGGGAATAAAGAATAGGACAGAACTCTCACAACCCCattttttcttccccatcccacctcctAGCGGTATTGGTTCAACGACCAACATCGGGCCAGCCAGGATGGACCTGTATTCCTGCTCCTGGGGGGAGAGGGCAGCCTTGGGCCTGGCTCAGTGATGAGAGGTAAGAAGCAAGGGTGGGGAAAGACATAGCTGGGAAGCTGGTGGGGGCCAGGAAGGGAGGTTGCATATTGCAGTGCTGTGAGACTCAAGGGTTGCATTTATCTCACATCCCCTCCTTCATATTCTTCACAGGGCACCCTGCAACCCTGGCCCCAGTCTGGGGGGCCCTGGTGATAAGCCTGGAACATAGATTTTATGGCCTGAGTATACCTGCTGGAGGATTGGACATGGCCCAGCTTCGTTTCTTGTCCAGCCGCCATGCGTGAGTCGGACTAGGGAAAGTGTTTAGGGTCATGGGACTGAGGATGTCTGTGTCTTAGCATCTCTGCATTTGTGTCTCTCTCCTCTGTTGCCCAAAGTTGCAGAGTCTCTGGTTCCAtggtctcttctctttctttcactctaattatttctctctccatctctgagtctctctccctccttatctttttctttctcttacactATGTTCTTATCACTTGCTGTCTCACTATGGCGTACTGGTCCAGACCACAAGCATCTCTTACCTGGATGAcacagcctcctcactggtctccctaTTTCTGCCCTTGACCCCTATAGTCTATTCTCCAAATGAAGCCAGAGTGATCATTAGATCATAAACCATATCACCACTCTCTTGGCTCAAATCCCTCACACAGTGGCTACAGTGGCTACAAAGTCTGATTGGCTCTGGCTCCCTAGTTaactctcccacctcctctttccCACACTCTGTGGGCTCCAGCTACACTGAGGTCCTTGCTGCTCTCCAGACTTATAGGCACGTTGGTGCCTTGAATCTTTGATCTCTTTCCTCTGCAAGGAGTGGGCTCCCCCTAGATATTTGTATGGCTccttctctcacttccttcagTGCACCCTATTCCAGTTACCAACCTTTActgtttccttccccacctcATCTGTTTTATTGTTCCCCAAAGGATTTATCTCTCCCTTTCCTACTTGGTGTAtctctctgtatctgtctgtaATCAGTCgctttccctttctctgtctcactcttgtctccatctctctgtgtgtttgtctACATTTCTTTGCCTCTATGTTCCTCTCTGTCTCTTAGTATTTTCACAAGCAAAATGGGTTTCTAACTGCAGTAGGATGGCACTAACTGCAAACAGTTTCGGAAATGttagggaggagagagagcattTGGGATAAAAAAAGAGGATGTTAGACATACCCCCAATATCTCTAtctctttttctaaatatgtctccccctcccccaataaaGTCTAACCTATTCAGCCTAGGTCCTCTCTTCCTAAGTAGCTCTTCTTGACTCTCTCCAATCCCTCCTATAGTTTAGGTTTCCACCTACACTGCCTTGGAAGTTTTCCTCTCCTATCTAGTCTGGAAGAGAAGGGTGGAGGCTTTCCAGATGGGTCTCCCTTGACCTAGGCACTCAtgcagaaatgagtatgtgggtATGGGGAGCCCtcagaaatatttcatgaaaaaaatagtCTTAGTTTCTGGCCAGACTCCCTCTATTCTTGTCTCGGGATCCCCTTCTGTACAATGGGGGAATCTTCGGGGATTTCCAGCCATGAGGACTGACTCAGTCTTCCCTCTGACCATAGGCTGGCCGATGTGATCTCTGCCCGCCTCACACTCTCCCGCCTCTTCAAcgtctcctcctccagcccctggatcTGCTTCGGAGGCTCCTATGCCGGCTCCCTGGCTGCCTGGGCTCGGCTGAAGGTCCCAGGACTCCTCTtgggaaggctggagggagggaactCAGGGGTCCTCAACTTAAATAATAGGAATATCTGCCCACcacactccctcctcccacaccgTTCTTTCCCCTAGAAGAGCTTTCTACAATCTGCCTTCACAAGAGTCCGGTGTATAGAGGGTAGGGACTTGCTTAAGACCACACAATGAGTAAGTGTCACAGGGGCAGGAAGACATGGGATCCCAGTCCCTAGCCCCCAGGTTGATAACTTCTcctccctcagtttccccatctcattTTCGCTTCGGTCGCCTCTTCCGCCCCGGTGCGGGCCGTGCTGGATTTCTCCGAATATAATAACGTAAGGATGGCGGGAGACGGGTCCAGGGGGAAGAGGGCCTCAGTAGTGGAGTCACTTAATATTCTACTGCGGTCGGACTATAGGTGGTGTCCAGAAGCCTAATGAACACTGCGATTGGTGGATCCCCTGAGGTAGGAGGTGGGCGCCAGTCCGAGGGGTATAGGAAGAGATAGGAGGCCTTGAGGATGCGGGCAGGGGGAAAGGGTGAAGCCTGCAAGGTGGCGGCGTATGAGGGACTTGGGACCCGGAGAGGTGGGCGGATTTAGGAAGAAGGCAGGAGCTGAGGATGGATCCTGGTTCCTAGAAGGGCGGAGCCCAACGGGGCGGGGCTGAATGGGCGTGGCCAGAGGAGGGACGACCCTCTCAGTAGGCTGAGGCTCCGcgtggggcggggcctggggggaCGTCCCGGGGCGAGAGCAGAGTTCTACAGCCCAGCCGGTGAATCCGACTTGGGAAAAGCGAGGAGCCCAGGGAGGATGCAGGTCATGGAAAGGGGTAGTCTGGGGCCCGGGTCCGAGTCTTCGCTGACCCAGCCTCTCCGCTCCCCGCAGTGCCGGGCGGCGGCGTCCGCAGCCTTCGCAGAGGTGAAGCGGCGTCTGCGCGCGGGCGGGGCGGCTCAGGCAGCGCTGCGGGCGGAGCTGGGCGCCTGTGGATCCCTGGGCCGCTCTGAGGACCAGGCGGAGCTTCTGGGGACTCTGCAGGCGCTGGTGGGAGGCGCGGTGCAGTACGATGGGCAGGTGGGAGCGCCGCTGAGTGTGCGACAGCTCTGCGGACTCCTCCTCGGGGACAGGGACAACTGCAGCAGCCCCGCTGCGCCCTACCGCGGACTTCGTCGGGCAGTGCAGGTGAGCACCCCTGAGCACCGCCAGGAGTCAGCAGACAAGAGTCCCTGTTCCACCTccgctgtgtgatcttgggcacgCGTAAGCCGtttctgagtcttagtttcctcatctgtaaaatgacatcTCACAGGGACCTCGTAGGGTCACGGAAAACTCTCAGCAGGgagtctggcacacagtatgCAAACGTTGGCGACTATGCTGGTTATCCGGTTTGCCTACTTTGTTCTGTTCTCTTCCTGGGGCCTGCAACAGAGTCTGTCACACACAGCAAGCGCTTAATTAGTATTTGTAGAGTGAATGAAAAACACTAGTCTTGGTGGCATAGTTCTCCTAGAGACTGGGACCCGCCAGCCTTGGAATCCACAGTCACATCCTAGCTGTCACTTTTCCAGCGCTGTCTGCACCAAGTGCTGTGCGGCATGcttcacatttattatttcattgaattctcACAATAATTCTAGGAGGTAGGCACTACTATTATCCctattcacagatgaggaaactgagatccaaGATACTAttacttgcccaagatctcacAGGTAAGAAGGTTCTAGTCATCTAGTACCTTAATCTCTAATCTACGGGGACCCAGGTCCCCACCACCACTGACCACTGACTCCCAGGAGAACTCAGGAACTCACTCTTCTGACTTCTGTCCTTTGACCTGTAGGGACCTATTCCTCCAGGCCCTGGCttgctgggggaaggggtggaatgtatgtatgtatatgtatatatacatatatatgtatgtatatatgtatattgtccCCTAGGTTGTCACACGCAGCCTGGGCCAGAGGTGTTTAAGCTTTTCTCGAGCAGAGACAGTGACACAGTTGAGAGTCACAGAACCCCAAGTGTCCGGCGTGGGTGACCGGCAGTGGTTGTATCAGACCTGTACTGAGTTCGGCTACTGTGAGTGACTGGCCCAACCCTCACCCCCAAAACATACATTCTGTGCTATGCCCCAACAAGCCATCTCACAGGGGGTCTggactcattttcattttcataggaCAACTGGGTCTTGTTTACCCTGCAGGTGTGGGACTGGAGGCGGGACAGCCATACTAgagtgtgcgtgtatgtgtggtCCTCACAAACCTTCTCACTCACATGCTTGGTCCTCGACAGGAGTGATCGGCCCTTCAATCTGCTCTTCATTTGTGTCCCTGTCCCAGGAATGGGTCTACCCTCTCCAGTTGCCAGGCTAGAAACACTTATCAGTGCTTTTCATGCCTCCTTCCCATCATCCACATAGGCTGTCAACCACTGAGTTTTGCCCACTCTTTCTTCTGGACAACTCTGAAGTTCACCCaatccttttctcttcccacctctgccatCCTGGTGGAGGCCCTCACGCTCTCCTGCCTGGATCCCTGACCCAGCTTCTTCTCTGATCTCTAAACCTTCACGCATACAGAGCAACTTCCTCACAGGGTCCAGAGAGACCTTTATAAATATGACCTTGTCCTTCCTCTATTCAAAACTTTTCCACAGCTCCTCAGTGACCCTGGggtaataaaatacagaatgcccattgaaatttgaatttcagataaacaacattttttttagtataaccATGTCC
The Camelus ferus isolate YT-003-E chromosome 20, BCGSAC_Cfer_1.0, whole genome shotgun sequence genome window above contains:
- the PRSS16 gene encoding thymus-specific serine protease isoform X2 produces the protein MNGRDENQEPHGASFLVWETDDESSSLLRRLGEHIQQFQERSGLGLSLGPSPVAFPKEGWLQQPLDPFNASDRRFFLQRYWFNDQHRASQDGPVFLLLGGEGSLGPGSVMRGHPATLAPVWGALVISLEHRFYGLSIPAGGLDMAQLRFLSSRHALADVISARLTLSRLFNVSSSSPWICFGGSYAGSLAAWARLKFPHLIFASVASSAPVRAVLDFSEYNNVVSRSLMNTAIGGSPECRAAASAAFAEVKRRLRAGGAAQAALRAELGACGSLGRSEDQAELLGTLQALVGGAVQYDGQVGAPLSVRQLCGLLLGDRDNCSSPAAPYRGLRRAVQVVTRSLGQRCLSFSRAETVTQLRVTEPQVSGVGDRQWLYQTCTEFGYYVTCEDPGCPFSQLPALPSQLDLCEQVFGLSTSSIAKAVAQTNSYYGGQTPGATQVLFVNGDTDPWHVLSVTQALGPSEAVLLIPNASHCLDMAPERPSDPPSLLLARQNIFQQLQTWLQLAKESQVRSGV